The following proteins come from a genomic window of Venturia canescens isolate UGA chromosome 4, ASM1945775v1, whole genome shotgun sequence:
- the LOC122410033 gene encoding uncharacterized protein yields the protein MACLLQSVVLVGVFLWLGVVGQYEWQPRDAFDEIRLRMDKVNGDNCEIHHLSELYLPEDTVSHLPDIKDVNINPVFPNRTALLHLHNMALSRSFFWSYILQSRFIRPAINDTYDPGMMYYFLSSVADVSANPHINASATYFSPNMSYTPSYRGFFNKTMPRFAPRTFRADDFNDPVHLERISTRNTFYIQDLGAFPRDSPSLDYTEDEYRINEWYRKWLPDYVDRRHDTKTTYQIEIRYANNTNETFNFHGPPAADEYPGPVKWTRPYFDCRRSNRWMIAAVVPIADIYPRHTGFRHIEYPTYTAVTVMEMDLDRIDINQCPRGEGNSGPNRFADTARCKKETTECEPLHGWGLRRGGYQCRCRPSFRLPSYVRRPYLGEIVERATQEQYYNGFDCTKIGWIHKTPVLWNKAPLYLREKYLEAFYEYRNFSKGPESLQDEKMNIDEALRFILSINPKNCAKYSKQNLTLHGDIGWGAPEFFENEAKMATRLANFLSAFLQVSDPQEVYSGKRVADRPLTEDQVIGETLALLFGDTKIWSAGTYWERNKFTNRTYFAPFAYKTQLNTRKFKLEDLARLDEPEQVYTNKPWFQFLKQRWATNFDELEKYFLKINIRFNETGEHKKKYEHYPTHYRAANLKHGHWTTPYFDCEGKVKKWVITYASPFFGWDRLKDKLEFKGVVAVTMNLRKLDINQCDDKFYVANAFKNTHKCDRKTSYCVPILGRGFETGGYKCECKQGFEYPFEDPITYYDGQIVEAEFNNIVNDVETRYDMFKCRLAGATSIQSSWILVFSVLVLFYRFYVRR from the exons atggcgtGTTTGTTACAATCGGTGGTGCTCGTAGGCGTGTTCTTATGGCTGGGCGTTGTCGGTCAATACGAGTGGCAGCCTCGAGATGCTTTCGACGAAATACGATTACGAATGGACAAAGTGAACGGTGACAATTGCGAAATACATCATTTGTCGGAACTTTATTTACCGGAGGACACCGTCTCTCATTTGCCCGATATTAAGGATGTCAACATAAATCCtgtttttccaaacagaaCCGCGCTGCTTCATCTTCACAACATGGCCCTAAGCCGTTCATTTTTTTGGAGTTACATACTCCAATCGCGTTTCATAAGACCTGCGATCAACGACACTTACGATCCTGGCATGATGTattattttctctcctccGTTGCGGATGTGTCTGCCAACCCTCACATCAATGCTTCCGCCACGTATTTTTCTCCGAACATGTCTTATACGCCTTCGTATCGCGGCTTCTTCAACAAAACAATGCCGAGATTTGCCCCGAGAACTTTCAGGGCTGATGACTTCAATGATCCTGTTCATTTAGAAAGAATTTCAACCAGAAATACCTTCTACATTCAAGATCTTGGTGCTTTTCCTAGAGACAGTCCTAGCCTGGACTATACCGAGGATGAGTATCGGATCAATGAATG gtaTCGAAAATGGTTGCCTGACTATGTAGATCGCAGACATGATACAAAAACAACATATCAAATAGAAATTCGTTATGCCAATAACACTAATGAAACTTTTAATTTCCACGGCCCACCAG CTGCCGATGAGTACCCTGGTCCGGTAAAATGGACGAGACCCTATTTTGATTGTAGACGTTCTAACCGATGGATGATCGCCGCAGTTGTTCCCATTGCGGATATTTATCCAAGGCATACAGGTTTCCGGCATATCGAATACCCAAC ATACACAGCAGTGACAGTGATGGAAATGGATCTTGACAGAATTGACATTAATCAGTGCCCGCGAGGGGAAGGAAATAGCGGTCCAAATCGATTCGCTGATACTGCAAGatgtaaaaaagaaacgacCGAG TGTGAACCTTTACACGGATGGGGGTTACGAAGAGGTGGTTATCAGTGCAGATGTAGACCATCATTTAGGCTCCCCTCGTACGTAAGACGACCCTATCTCGGCGAAATAGTTGAGCGAGCTACGCAAGAACAATATTACAATGGATTTGATTGCACGAAAATTGGAT GGATTCACAAAACGCCGGTTTTATGGAACAAAGCACCGCTATATTTACGCGAGAAATATCTGGAAGCCTTCTACGAATATCGCAACTTTTCTAAGGGTCCGGAATCTTTgcaagatgaaaaaatgaacatcgACGAAGCACTCAGATTTATACTTAGCATAAACCCTAAAAATTGTGCCAA ATATTCGAAACAGAATTTGACCCTTCACGGTGACATAGGCTGGGGAGCTCCggagtttttcgaaaatgaaGCTAAAATGGCCACAAGATTAGCCAATTTCTTGAGCGCATTTTTGCAAGTATCTGATCCCCAAGAAGTTTATTCGGGCAAACGAGTTGCCGATCGACCTTTGACCGAAGATCAAGTAATTGGTGAGACTCTGGCGCTTTTATTCGGCGATACGAAAATTTGGTCCGCCGGTACATACTGGGAACGcaataaattcacaaatcgAACATATTTTGCTCCATTCGCCTACAAGACTCAGTTGAATACGAGAAAATTCAAACTCGAAGACTTGGCGAGACTTGACGAGCCTG AACAAGTTTACACGAACAAGCCTTGGTTCCAATTTTTGAAGCAACGTTGGGCTACGAATTTTgatgaattggaaaaatactttttgaaaataaatatccgGTTCAACGAGACTGGCGAacacaagaaaaaatatgaacactATCCGACCCATTACCG TGCGGCCAACCTGAAACACGGGCATTGGACAACGCCGTATTTTGATTGCGAAGGCAAAGTCAAAAAGTGGGTAATCACTTACGCTTCACCATTTTTCGGTTGGGATCGACTCAAAGATAAGCTCGAATTCAA GGGTGTCGTCGCCGTTACAATGAATTTACGAAAATTGGACATCAATCAGTGCGATGATAAATTTTATGTGGCGAATGCGTTCAAAAATACTCACAAGTGTGACAGGAAAACTTCATAC TGTGTTCCAATTTTGGGGCGAGGTTTCGAAACCGGTGGATACAAATGCGAATGTAAACAAGGCTTCGAATATCCGTTTGAAGATCCCATCACGTATTACGATGGTCAAATAGTCGAAGCTGAATTCAACAACATCGTCAACGACGTAGAAACTCG ATATGACATGTTCAAGTGCCGTCTAGCCGGCGCAACTTCCATCCAATCAAGCTggatactcgttttttcagttttagtTCTTTTCTACCGCTTTTATGTACGCAGATAA
- the LOC122410032 gene encoding ribosomal protein S6 kinase delta-1, producing MAPFKDKWVRRFVINETTRHKRGFTIYKVTSMIFLKSSPNTASKVSVWKRYNDFKKLHADLKIIHKTLQIKEAYPSFPKPKFFGRFEAEVIEERRECAVKFLEFIARHSSLFTNEIFVAFFETSSSDDNCGDCSQSISSDTSEEDKNSVTDGLEYPTSARNCCLEATGKLENGSHSPDTAGDNLMDQLVSPIANGNLLDLSITKKSDKEIQGCINNNIEKASDDMNWQQFLSIEKLLETGQNNCSPPRDENFQVPQQSVDFSDTGQDSGQYILIAAAHMSAGFRHEAIAEYEEAFMQYKLGISNLRQGVLKDPDIVRTATIQDKIIKYSERADRLYDRHLNCNISMISKPVSELRFYKVLRVMGSVMLVNDLRRQNTRVIKTVEKPAGVQEDISKYILRGKVPYMVQLHACIQTETTVFLILQYASGGKLWDFLKSQHAISRGKVSLRKKNHGRSTSCEAIIHVNSERRANTSLDTSHIESDDEEKQTLSPLDSKERLKPVKGFDSTNENTGREMKGEFGGNLTCNEDMPTTKLLEKAQQLLKSVDATIKKSNSIATRLNESDQLLYENGATDGTKETEDFENTEESCDLSELSMSDSCTDLSTESDKGNDIVDHVAKQEAPSASQVEKKSEIFAKNNEYTNTNGFVDAKKDCIERFHYDEDSGIEMEQELWRIPETVIKSLAAQMLLTLEALHQQEVVISDLRPDNILVDENNRILLSYVVPRQNPELSRYQKPYTAPELCMYLPVIPATPAADVWSFGVILYELFTGIPFQSRHPGPFHSHSIISIPNELSENAKSLLTKVLRFEPSERLGIPDIKQLPFFEKTDWLSLLNA from the exons ATGGCACCATTTAAAGACAAATGGGTCAGACGTTTTGTCATTAATGAGACAACACGTCATAAACGAGGTTTCACCATTTACAAAGTAACATCCATG ATATTCTTGAAGTCCTCTCCAAATACAGCTTCAAAAGTGTCAGTTTGGAAACGTTACAACGATTTCAAGAAGCTCCATGCAGATTTGAAGATTATTCATAAAACACTTCAAATAAAAGAGGCGTACCCTTCTTTTCCAAAACCAAAGTTTTTTGGTCGTTTTGAGGCTGAAGTAATTGAAGAGAGACGCGAATGCGCAGTAAAATTTCTGGAATTTATAGCCAGACACTCGTCGCTCTTTactaatgaaatttttgtggcTTTCTTTGAGACAAGTTCAAGCGACGATAATTGTGGGGACTGTTCACAATCTATAAGTTCGGATACGTCGGAGGAAGATAAGAATTCGGTTACAGACGGCCTGGAATACCCAACAAGTGCAAGAAATTGCTGCCTCGAAGCAACAGGAAAGTTGGAAAATGGAAGTCACTCTCCAGATACAGCTGGAGATAATTTGATGGATCAGTTGGTTAGCCCAATAGcgaatggaaatttattgGATTTGAGCATCACAAAAAAGTCGGATAAAGAAATTCAAGGCTGCATTAACAACAACATAGAAAAAGCCAGTGACGATATGAACTGGCAGCAATTCCTGAGTATCGAAAAACTCCTGGAAACAGGCCAAAATAACTGTTCACCGCCACGTGATGAAAACTTCCAAGTGCCACAGCAGAGTGTAGATTTTTCTGACACTGGACAAGATTCTGGACAGTATATTTTAATCGCAGCTGCTCATATGAGCGCTGGCTTCAGGCACGAAGCTATCGCCGAATATGAGGAAGCTTTCATGCAATACAAACTTGGAATATCTAATCTTCGTCAGGGCGTACTCAAGGACCCGGATATCGTTCGAACCGCAACGATCCAGGATAAAATAATCAAGTACTCTGAACGTGCTGATCGACTCTACGATCGACATTTGAACTGCAATATCTCTATGATCAGCAAACCCGTCAGCGAATTACGATTTTACAAGGTTCTTCGTGTTATGGGTTCGGTTATGCTCGTTAATGATCTCCGACGACAAAACACCAGAGTTATTAAG ACTGTTGAAAAACCTGCGGGAGTTCAAGAAGACATAAGCAAATATATTTTACGAGGCAAAGTACCTTACATGGTTCAGCTTCATGCTTGCATTCAAACGGAAACAActgtttttctcattcttcaaTATGCCAG TGGCGGTAAATTGTgggattttttgaaatctcAGCACGCAATATCTCGGGGAAAAGTATCATTGCGTAAGAAGAATCATGGTAGATCGACGAGTTGCGAAGCAATAATTCACGTGAATTCGGAACGACGAGCAAATACAAGTTTGGATACATCACACATAGAGTCGgatgatgaagaaaaacaaactttGTCCCCACTGGATTCGAAAGAACGATTGAAACCGGTTAAGGGCTTCGATTCAACCAATGAGAATACTGGGCGAGAGATGAAAGGGGAATTCGGTGGCAACTTGACGTGTAACGAAGATATGCCTACGACCAAATTGTTAGAAAAAGCTCAACAGTTATTGAAATCCGTTGATGccacgattaaaaaaagcaatTCGATTGCAACGCGTTTAAATGAATCGGATCAATTGTTGTACGAAAACGGAGCAACCGATGGGACGAAAGAGACTGAAGATTTTGAGAATACTGAAGAAAGCTGTGATTTGAGTGAACTATCCATGAGTGATAGTTGCACAGATTTAAGCACCGAATCTGACAAAGGAAATGACATAGTGGATCACGTCGCCAAACAAGAAGCACCATCTGCATcgcaagttgaaaaaaaatcggaaatttttgcaaaaaacaacGAGTATACCAACACGAACGGATTCGTTGATGCAAAAAAAGACTGCATAGAAAGATTTCATTACGACGAGGATAGCGGTATTGAGATGGAACAAGAACTCTGGCGAATACCGGAAACAGTTATCAAGTCTTTAGCAGCCCAAATGCTCTTGACTCTCGAAGCTCTGCATCAACAGGAAGTTGTAATATCCGATCTCAGACCGGATAATATTCTCGTCGATGAAAATAATCGTATTCTACTAAGTTACGTCGTACCACGACAAAATCCTGAATTGTCGAGGTATCAAAAGCCCTACACTGCCCCAGAGTTATGCATGTACCTACCAGTCATACCCGCAACACCTGCAGCCGACGTGTGGAGCTTTGGCGTTATATTGTACGAACTCTTCACTGGAATT CCTTTTCAGTCTCGACATCCGGGACCGTTCCACTCTCATTCTATAATCAGTATTCCCAACGAATTATCTGAAAACGCAAAATCTTTATTAACCAAA GTCTTGAGGTTCGAGCCCAGCGAGCGTTTGGGCATTCCAGACATAAAGCAGTTACCGTTTTTTGAGAAAACAGATTGGCTCAGCTTGCTGAatgcctga